In Canis lupus dingo isolate Sandy chromosome 1, ASM325472v2, whole genome shotgun sequence, a single genomic region encodes these proteins:
- the TSKS gene encoding testis-specific serine kinase substrate isoform X3 — MASVVVKTIWQSKEIHEAGDPPAGVESRAQLVPEAPGGVTTPAKGITKKKKAVSFHGWVCRTLSGTVLAPSTASNRARVPPVEPRMSHEPMHWCLNLKRSSACTNVSLLNLAAVEPTDSSGTDSITEDSGSLALPVPPASPTPPWASDDPDITEILSGVNSGLVRAKDSITSLKEKTTRVNQHVQTLQSECSVLSENLERRRQEAEELEGYCSQLKENCRKVTRSVEDAEIKTNVLKQNSALLEEKLRYLQQQLQDETPRRQEAELQELEQKLEAGLSRHGLGPTAQSPGCSGTPGSPDEPPRPRSMAPGGWGMGPRAGEGPIISEQEMQKVSAGLEDLRREVSSLTARWHQEEGAVQEALRLLGGLGGRLDGFLGQWERAQREQAQTARGLQELRGRADELCTMVERSAVSVASLRSDLEGLGPVKPILEELGRQLQSSRRGSDLSMNLDRLSQGSCVRCARAVWYPLGVGIPRHRRNYPHCENQRIPDALQGQQLSTESLQQLLERALTPLVDEVKQKGLAPACPSCQRLHKKILELERQALAKHVRAEALSSTLRLAQDEALRAKNLLLTDKMKPEEKVAALDYLHLKMCSLHDQLSNLPLEGSTGTMGGGSGGGTPPKRGGPTPEQ; from the exons ATGGCGAGCGTGGTGGTGAAGACAATCTGGCAGTCCAAAGAGATCCATGAGGCTGGGGACCCCCCTGCGGGGGTCGAGAGCCGCGCCCAACTGGTCCCTGAGGCTCCTGGGGGGGTGACCACCCCGGCCAAGGGGATCACGAAGAAAAAGAAGGCCGTGTCGTTCCACGGGTGGGTTTGTCGCACCCTGTCGGGGACGGTCCTAGCGCCCAGCACTGCCTCCAACAGAGCACGAGTCCCACC GGTGGAGCCTCGGATGTCCCATGAGCCAATGCACTGGTGCCTGAACCTCAAACGGTCCTCGGCCTGCACCAATGTGTCACTGCTCAACCTGGCTGCTGTGGAGCCCACTGACTCCTCAGGGACAGACTCAATCACAGAAGACAGTGGCTCACTTGCACTGCCGGtgccccctgcctctcccaccccaccctgggctTCAGATGACCCAGACATCACGGAAATACTG AGTGGGGTCAACAGTGGATTGGTCCGCGCCAAAGACTCCATCACCAGCTTGAAGGAAAAGACCACCAGGGTTAACCAGCACGTGCAGACGCTGCAG AGTGAgtgttctgtgctcagtgagaaTCTAGAAAGAAGGCGGCAAGAAGCAGAGGAACTGGAAGGGTACTGTAGTCAACTCAAG GAGAACTGCCGGAAGGTGACCCGGTCGGTGGAAGATGCTGAAATAAAAACCAACGTCCTGAAGCAGAACTCTGCCCTGCTGGAG GAGAAGCTGCGCTACCTCCAGCAGCAACTGCAGGATGAGACACCACGGAGGCAGGAGGCCGAGCTGCAGGAGCTGGAGCAGAAGCTGGAGGCTGGACTCTCTCGGCATGGCCTGGGCCCCACCGCCCAGTCCCCCGGCTGCTCTGGCACTCCAGGGAGTCCCGACGAACCCCCACGACCCCGCAGCATGGCCCCAGGTGGCTGGGGAATGGGGCCGCGAGCAGGGGAAGGCCCCATCATAAGCGAGCAGGAGATGCAGAAGGTCTCTGCCGGCCTTGAGGATCTGAG GAGGGAAGTGTCCTCGCTGACTGCCCGCTGGCATCAGGAGGAGGGGGCAGTGCAGGAGGCCCTGCGGCTGCTTGGGGGCCTGGGCGGCAGGCTCGACGGCTTCCTGGGCCAATGGGAGCGCGCGCAGCGCGAGCAGGCGCAGACAGCACGGGGCCTGCAGGAGCTGCGGGGACGCGCGGACGAGCTGTGCACCAT GGTGGAGCGATCAGCAGTGTCTGTGGCTTCACTGAGGAGCGACCTGGAGGGCCTGGGCCCAGTGAAACCTATTCTGGAGGAGCTAGGGCGGCAACTTCAGAGCTCTCGAAGAGGGTCTGACCTCTCCATGAACCTGGACCGGCTGTCCCAAGGCTCCTGTGTCCGCTGTGCCAG GGCTGTCTGGTACCCTTTGGGAGTAGGAATCCCCAGGCATCGTAGGAACTACCCACACTGTGAAAATCAAAGGATACCTGATGCACT CCAGGGGCAACAGCTGTCCACAGAGTCCCTGCAGCAGCTGCTGGAGCGAGCACTGACCCCACTAGTGGATGAAGTGAAGCAGAAGGGCCTGGCTCCCGCCTGCCCCAGCTGCCAGAGGCTACACAAGAAGATTCTG GAGCTGGAGCGCCAGGCCTTGGCCAAACACGTCAGGGCAGAGGCCCTGAGCTCCACCCTTCGGCTGGCCCAAGACGAAGCTTTGCGGGCCAAGAACCTGCTGCTGACGGACAAGATGAAGCCGGA ggagaaggtggccgcTCTGGACTATCTACACTTGAAGATGTGTTCCCTCCACGATCAACTCAGCAACCTGCCACTTGAGGGGTCTACAGGGACAATGGggggaggaagtggagggggaACTCCTCCAAAACGTGGGGGCCCAACCCCTGAACAATAA
- the TSKS gene encoding testis-specific serine kinase substrate isoform X2, translated as MASVVVKTIWQSKEIHEAGDPPAGVESRAQLVPEAPGGVTTPAKGITKKKKAVSFHGVEPRMSHEPMHWCLNLKRSSACTNVSLLNLAAVEPTDSSGTDSITEDSGSLALPVPPASPTPPWASDDPDITEILSGVNSGLVRAKDSITSLKEKTTRVNQHVQTLQSECSVLSENLERRRQEAEELEGYCSQLKENCRKVTRSVEDAEIKTNVLKQNSALLEEKLRYLQQQLQDETPRRQEAELQELEQKLEAGLSRHGLGPTAQSPGCSGTPGSPDEPPRPRSMAPGGWGMGPRAGEGPIISEQEMQKVSAGLEDLRREVSSLTARWHQEEGAVQEALRLLGGLGGRLDGFLGQWERAQREQAQTARGLQELRGRADELCTMVERSAVSVASLRSDLEGLGPVKPILEELGRQLQSSRRGSDLSMNLDRLSQGSCVRCARAVWYPLGVGIPRHRRNYPHCENQRIPDALQGQQLSTESLQQLLERALTPLVDEVKQKGLAPACPSCQRLHKKILPSPASPAAPTLLSPGAGAPGLGQTRQGRGPELHPSAGPRRSFAGQEPAADGQDEAGVRKEAEGVGGGEKVAALDYLHLKMCSLHDQLSNLPLEGSTGTMGGGSGGGTPPKRGGPTPEQ; from the exons ATGGCGAGCGTGGTGGTGAAGACAATCTGGCAGTCCAAAGAGATCCATGAGGCTGGGGACCCCCCTGCGGGGGTCGAGAGCCGCGCCCAACTGGTCCCTGAGGCTCCTGGGGGGGTGACCACCCCGGCCAAGGGGATCACGAAGAAAAAGAAGGCCGTGTCGTTCCACGG GGTGGAGCCTCGGATGTCCCATGAGCCAATGCACTGGTGCCTGAACCTCAAACGGTCCTCGGCCTGCACCAATGTGTCACTGCTCAACCTGGCTGCTGTGGAGCCCACTGACTCCTCAGGGACAGACTCAATCACAGAAGACAGTGGCTCACTTGCACTGCCGGtgccccctgcctctcccaccccaccctgggctTCAGATGACCCAGACATCACGGAAATACTG AGTGGGGTCAACAGTGGATTGGTCCGCGCCAAAGACTCCATCACCAGCTTGAAGGAAAAGACCACCAGGGTTAACCAGCACGTGCAGACGCTGCAG AGTGAgtgttctgtgctcagtgagaaTCTAGAAAGAAGGCGGCAAGAAGCAGAGGAACTGGAAGGGTACTGTAGTCAACTCAAG GAGAACTGCCGGAAGGTGACCCGGTCGGTGGAAGATGCTGAAATAAAAACCAACGTCCTGAAGCAGAACTCTGCCCTGCTGGAG GAGAAGCTGCGCTACCTCCAGCAGCAACTGCAGGATGAGACACCACGGAGGCAGGAGGCCGAGCTGCAGGAGCTGGAGCAGAAGCTGGAGGCTGGACTCTCTCGGCATGGCCTGGGCCCCACCGCCCAGTCCCCCGGCTGCTCTGGCACTCCAGGGAGTCCCGACGAACCCCCACGACCCCGCAGCATGGCCCCAGGTGGCTGGGGAATGGGGCCGCGAGCAGGGGAAGGCCCCATCATAAGCGAGCAGGAGATGCAGAAGGTCTCTGCCGGCCTTGAGGATCTGAG GAGGGAAGTGTCCTCGCTGACTGCCCGCTGGCATCAGGAGGAGGGGGCAGTGCAGGAGGCCCTGCGGCTGCTTGGGGGCCTGGGCGGCAGGCTCGACGGCTTCCTGGGCCAATGGGAGCGCGCGCAGCGCGAGCAGGCGCAGACAGCACGGGGCCTGCAGGAGCTGCGGGGACGCGCGGACGAGCTGTGCACCAT GGTGGAGCGATCAGCAGTGTCTGTGGCTTCACTGAGGAGCGACCTGGAGGGCCTGGGCCCAGTGAAACCTATTCTGGAGGAGCTAGGGCGGCAACTTCAGAGCTCTCGAAGAGGGTCTGACCTCTCCATGAACCTGGACCGGCTGTCCCAAGGCTCCTGTGTCCGCTGTGCCAG GGCTGTCTGGTACCCTTTGGGAGTAGGAATCCCCAGGCATCGTAGGAACTACCCACACTGTGAAAATCAAAGGATACCTGATGCACT CCAGGGGCAACAGCTGTCCACAGAGTCCCTGCAGCAGCTGCTGGAGCGAGCACTGACCCCACTAGTGGATGAAGTGAAGCAGAAGGGCCTGGCTCCCGCCTGCCCCAGCTGCCAGAGGCTACACAAGAAGATTCTG cccagtcCAGCAAGCCCAGCCGCGCCTACACTCCTCTCCCCAGGAGCTGGAGCGCCAGGCCTTGGCCAAACACGTCAGGGCAGAGGCCCTGAGCTCCACCCTTCGGCTGGCCCAAGACGAAGCTTTGCGGGCCAAGAACCTGCTGCTGACGGACAAGATGAAGCCGGAGtgaggaaggaggctgagggCGTGGGAGGAGG ggagaaggtggccgcTCTGGACTATCTACACTTGAAGATGTGTTCCCTCCACGATCAACTCAGCAACCTGCCACTTGAGGGGTCTACAGGGACAATGGggggaggaagtggagggggaACTCCTCCAAAACGTGGGGGCCCAACCCCTGAACAATAA
- the TSKS gene encoding testis-specific serine kinase substrate isoform X1, translating to MASVVVKTIWQSKEIHEAGDPPAGVESRAQLVPEAPGGVTTPAKGITKKKKAVSFHGWVCRTLSGTVLAPSTASNRARVPPVEPRMSHEPMHWCLNLKRSSACTNVSLLNLAAVEPTDSSGTDSITEDSGSLALPVPPASPTPPWASDDPDITEILSGVNSGLVRAKDSITSLKEKTTRVNQHVQTLQSECSVLSENLERRRQEAEELEGYCSQLKENCRKVTRSVEDAEIKTNVLKQNSALLEEKLRYLQQQLQDETPRRQEAELQELEQKLEAGLSRHGLGPTAQSPGCSGTPGSPDEPPRPRSMAPGGWGMGPRAGEGPIISEQEMQKVSAGLEDLRREVSSLTARWHQEEGAVQEALRLLGGLGGRLDGFLGQWERAQREQAQTARGLQELRGRADELCTMVERSAVSVASLRSDLEGLGPVKPILEELGRQLQSSRRGSDLSMNLDRLSQGSCVRCARAVWYPLGVGIPRHRRNYPHCENQRIPDALQGQQLSTESLQQLLERALTPLVDEVKQKGLAPACPSCQRLHKKILPSPASPAAPTLLSPGAGAPGLGQTRQGRGPELHPSAGPRRSFAGQEPAADGQDEAGVRKEAEGVGGGEKVAALDYLHLKMCSLHDQLSNLPLEGSTGTMGGGSGGGTPPKRGGPTPEQ from the exons ATGGCGAGCGTGGTGGTGAAGACAATCTGGCAGTCCAAAGAGATCCATGAGGCTGGGGACCCCCCTGCGGGGGTCGAGAGCCGCGCCCAACTGGTCCCTGAGGCTCCTGGGGGGGTGACCACCCCGGCCAAGGGGATCACGAAGAAAAAGAAGGCCGTGTCGTTCCACGGGTGGGTTTGTCGCACCCTGTCGGGGACGGTCCTAGCGCCCAGCACTGCCTCCAACAGAGCACGAGTCCCACC GGTGGAGCCTCGGATGTCCCATGAGCCAATGCACTGGTGCCTGAACCTCAAACGGTCCTCGGCCTGCACCAATGTGTCACTGCTCAACCTGGCTGCTGTGGAGCCCACTGACTCCTCAGGGACAGACTCAATCACAGAAGACAGTGGCTCACTTGCACTGCCGGtgccccctgcctctcccaccccaccctgggctTCAGATGACCCAGACATCACGGAAATACTG AGTGGGGTCAACAGTGGATTGGTCCGCGCCAAAGACTCCATCACCAGCTTGAAGGAAAAGACCACCAGGGTTAACCAGCACGTGCAGACGCTGCAG AGTGAgtgttctgtgctcagtgagaaTCTAGAAAGAAGGCGGCAAGAAGCAGAGGAACTGGAAGGGTACTGTAGTCAACTCAAG GAGAACTGCCGGAAGGTGACCCGGTCGGTGGAAGATGCTGAAATAAAAACCAACGTCCTGAAGCAGAACTCTGCCCTGCTGGAG GAGAAGCTGCGCTACCTCCAGCAGCAACTGCAGGATGAGACACCACGGAGGCAGGAGGCCGAGCTGCAGGAGCTGGAGCAGAAGCTGGAGGCTGGACTCTCTCGGCATGGCCTGGGCCCCACCGCCCAGTCCCCCGGCTGCTCTGGCACTCCAGGGAGTCCCGACGAACCCCCACGACCCCGCAGCATGGCCCCAGGTGGCTGGGGAATGGGGCCGCGAGCAGGGGAAGGCCCCATCATAAGCGAGCAGGAGATGCAGAAGGTCTCTGCCGGCCTTGAGGATCTGAG GAGGGAAGTGTCCTCGCTGACTGCCCGCTGGCATCAGGAGGAGGGGGCAGTGCAGGAGGCCCTGCGGCTGCTTGGGGGCCTGGGCGGCAGGCTCGACGGCTTCCTGGGCCAATGGGAGCGCGCGCAGCGCGAGCAGGCGCAGACAGCACGGGGCCTGCAGGAGCTGCGGGGACGCGCGGACGAGCTGTGCACCAT GGTGGAGCGATCAGCAGTGTCTGTGGCTTCACTGAGGAGCGACCTGGAGGGCCTGGGCCCAGTGAAACCTATTCTGGAGGAGCTAGGGCGGCAACTTCAGAGCTCTCGAAGAGGGTCTGACCTCTCCATGAACCTGGACCGGCTGTCCCAAGGCTCCTGTGTCCGCTGTGCCAG GGCTGTCTGGTACCCTTTGGGAGTAGGAATCCCCAGGCATCGTAGGAACTACCCACACTGTGAAAATCAAAGGATACCTGATGCACT CCAGGGGCAACAGCTGTCCACAGAGTCCCTGCAGCAGCTGCTGGAGCGAGCACTGACCCCACTAGTGGATGAAGTGAAGCAGAAGGGCCTGGCTCCCGCCTGCCCCAGCTGCCAGAGGCTACACAAGAAGATTCTG cccagtcCAGCAAGCCCAGCCGCGCCTACACTCCTCTCCCCAGGAGCTGGAGCGCCAGGCCTTGGCCAAACACGTCAGGGCAGAGGCCCTGAGCTCCACCCTTCGGCTGGCCCAAGACGAAGCTTTGCGGGCCAAGAACCTGCTGCTGACGGACAAGATGAAGCCGGAGtgaggaaggaggctgagggCGTGGGAGGAGG ggagaaggtggccgcTCTGGACTATCTACACTTGAAGATGTGTTCCCTCCACGATCAACTCAGCAACCTGCCACTTGAGGGGTCTACAGGGACAATGGggggaggaagtggagggggaACTCCTCCAAAACGTGGGGGCCCAACCCCTGAACAATAA
- the TSKS gene encoding testis-specific serine kinase substrate isoform X5 codes for MASVVVKTIWQSKEIHEAGDPPAGVESRAQLVPEAPGGVTTPAKGITKKKKAVSFHGWVCRTLSGTVLAPSTASNRARVPPVEPRMSHEPMHWCLNLKRSSACTNVSLLNLAAVEPTDSSGTDSITEDSGSLALPVPPASPTPPWASDDPDITEILSGVNSGLVRAKDSITSLKEKTTRVNQHVQTLQSECSVLSENLERRRQEAEELEGYCSQLKENCRKVTRSVEDAEIKTNVLKQNSALLEEKLRYLQQQLQDETPRRQEAELQELEQKLEAGLSRHGLGPTAQSPGCSGTPGSPDEPPRPRSMAPGGWGMGPRAGEGPIISEQEMQKVSAGLEDLRREVSSLTARWHQEEGAVQEALRLLGGLGGRLDGFLGQWERAQREQAQTARGLQELRGRADELCTMVERSAVSVASLRSDLEGLGPVKPILEELGRQLQSSRRGSDLSMNLDRLSQGSCVRCARAVWYPLGVGIPRHRRNYPHCENQRIPDALQGQQLSTESLQQLLERALTPLVDEVKQKGLAPACPSCQRLHKKILPSPASPAAPTLLSPGAGAPGLGQTRQGRGPELHPSAGPRRSFAGQEPAADGQDEAGGEGGRSGLSTLEDVFPPRSTQQPAT; via the exons ATGGCGAGCGTGGTGGTGAAGACAATCTGGCAGTCCAAAGAGATCCATGAGGCTGGGGACCCCCCTGCGGGGGTCGAGAGCCGCGCCCAACTGGTCCCTGAGGCTCCTGGGGGGGTGACCACCCCGGCCAAGGGGATCACGAAGAAAAAGAAGGCCGTGTCGTTCCACGGGTGGGTTTGTCGCACCCTGTCGGGGACGGTCCTAGCGCCCAGCACTGCCTCCAACAGAGCACGAGTCCCACC GGTGGAGCCTCGGATGTCCCATGAGCCAATGCACTGGTGCCTGAACCTCAAACGGTCCTCGGCCTGCACCAATGTGTCACTGCTCAACCTGGCTGCTGTGGAGCCCACTGACTCCTCAGGGACAGACTCAATCACAGAAGACAGTGGCTCACTTGCACTGCCGGtgccccctgcctctcccaccccaccctgggctTCAGATGACCCAGACATCACGGAAATACTG AGTGGGGTCAACAGTGGATTGGTCCGCGCCAAAGACTCCATCACCAGCTTGAAGGAAAAGACCACCAGGGTTAACCAGCACGTGCAGACGCTGCAG AGTGAgtgttctgtgctcagtgagaaTCTAGAAAGAAGGCGGCAAGAAGCAGAGGAACTGGAAGGGTACTGTAGTCAACTCAAG GAGAACTGCCGGAAGGTGACCCGGTCGGTGGAAGATGCTGAAATAAAAACCAACGTCCTGAAGCAGAACTCTGCCCTGCTGGAG GAGAAGCTGCGCTACCTCCAGCAGCAACTGCAGGATGAGACACCACGGAGGCAGGAGGCCGAGCTGCAGGAGCTGGAGCAGAAGCTGGAGGCTGGACTCTCTCGGCATGGCCTGGGCCCCACCGCCCAGTCCCCCGGCTGCTCTGGCACTCCAGGGAGTCCCGACGAACCCCCACGACCCCGCAGCATGGCCCCAGGTGGCTGGGGAATGGGGCCGCGAGCAGGGGAAGGCCCCATCATAAGCGAGCAGGAGATGCAGAAGGTCTCTGCCGGCCTTGAGGATCTGAG GAGGGAAGTGTCCTCGCTGACTGCCCGCTGGCATCAGGAGGAGGGGGCAGTGCAGGAGGCCCTGCGGCTGCTTGGGGGCCTGGGCGGCAGGCTCGACGGCTTCCTGGGCCAATGGGAGCGCGCGCAGCGCGAGCAGGCGCAGACAGCACGGGGCCTGCAGGAGCTGCGGGGACGCGCGGACGAGCTGTGCACCAT GGTGGAGCGATCAGCAGTGTCTGTGGCTTCACTGAGGAGCGACCTGGAGGGCCTGGGCCCAGTGAAACCTATTCTGGAGGAGCTAGGGCGGCAACTTCAGAGCTCTCGAAGAGGGTCTGACCTCTCCATGAACCTGGACCGGCTGTCCCAAGGCTCCTGTGTCCGCTGTGCCAG GGCTGTCTGGTACCCTTTGGGAGTAGGAATCCCCAGGCATCGTAGGAACTACCCACACTGTGAAAATCAAAGGATACCTGATGCACT CCAGGGGCAACAGCTGTCCACAGAGTCCCTGCAGCAGCTGCTGGAGCGAGCACTGACCCCACTAGTGGATGAAGTGAAGCAGAAGGGCCTGGCTCCCGCCTGCCCCAGCTGCCAGAGGCTACACAAGAAGATTCTG cccagtcCAGCAAGCCCAGCCGCGCCTACACTCCTCTCCCCAGGAGCTGGAGCGCCAGGCCTTGGCCAAACACGTCAGGGCAGAGGCCCTGAGCTCCACCCTTCGGCTGGCCCAAGACGAAGCTTTGCGGGCCAAGAACCTGCTGCTGACGGACAAGATGAAGCCGGA ggagaaggtggccgcTCTGGACTATCTACACTTGAAGATGTGTTCCCTCCACGATCAACTCAGCAACCTGCCACTTGA
- the TSKS gene encoding testis-specific serine kinase substrate isoform X8, with protein MASVVVKTIWQSKEIHEAGDPPAGVESRAQLVPEAPGGVTTPAKGITKKKKAVSFHGWVCRTLSGTVLAPSTASNRARVPPVEPRMSHEPMHWCLNLKRSSACTNVSLLNLAAVEPTDSSGTDSITEDSGSLALPVPPASPTPPWASDDPDITEILSGVNSGLVRAKDSITSLKEKTTRVNQHVQTLQSECSVLSENLERRRQEAEELEGYCSQLKENCRKVTRSVEDAEIKTNVLKQNSALLEEKLRYLQQQLQDETPRRQEAELQELEQKLEAGLSRHGLGPTAQSPGCSGTPGSPDEPPRPRSMAPGGWGMGPRAGEGPIISEQEMQKVSAGLEDLRREVSSLTARWHQEEGAVQEALRLLGGLGGRLDGFLGQWERAQREQAQTARGLQELRGRADELCTMVERSAVSVASLRSDLEGLGPVKPILEELGRQLQSSRRGSDLSMNLDRLSQGSCVRCARAVWYPLGVGIPRHRRNYPHCENQRIPDALQGQQLSTESLQQLLERALTPLVDEVKQKGLAPACPSCQRLHKKILELERQALAKHVRAEALSSTLRLAQDEALRAKNLLLTDKMKPE; from the exons ATGGCGAGCGTGGTGGTGAAGACAATCTGGCAGTCCAAAGAGATCCATGAGGCTGGGGACCCCCCTGCGGGGGTCGAGAGCCGCGCCCAACTGGTCCCTGAGGCTCCTGGGGGGGTGACCACCCCGGCCAAGGGGATCACGAAGAAAAAGAAGGCCGTGTCGTTCCACGGGTGGGTTTGTCGCACCCTGTCGGGGACGGTCCTAGCGCCCAGCACTGCCTCCAACAGAGCACGAGTCCCACC GGTGGAGCCTCGGATGTCCCATGAGCCAATGCACTGGTGCCTGAACCTCAAACGGTCCTCGGCCTGCACCAATGTGTCACTGCTCAACCTGGCTGCTGTGGAGCCCACTGACTCCTCAGGGACAGACTCAATCACAGAAGACAGTGGCTCACTTGCACTGCCGGtgccccctgcctctcccaccccaccctgggctTCAGATGACCCAGACATCACGGAAATACTG AGTGGGGTCAACAGTGGATTGGTCCGCGCCAAAGACTCCATCACCAGCTTGAAGGAAAAGACCACCAGGGTTAACCAGCACGTGCAGACGCTGCAG AGTGAgtgttctgtgctcagtgagaaTCTAGAAAGAAGGCGGCAAGAAGCAGAGGAACTGGAAGGGTACTGTAGTCAACTCAAG GAGAACTGCCGGAAGGTGACCCGGTCGGTGGAAGATGCTGAAATAAAAACCAACGTCCTGAAGCAGAACTCTGCCCTGCTGGAG GAGAAGCTGCGCTACCTCCAGCAGCAACTGCAGGATGAGACACCACGGAGGCAGGAGGCCGAGCTGCAGGAGCTGGAGCAGAAGCTGGAGGCTGGACTCTCTCGGCATGGCCTGGGCCCCACCGCCCAGTCCCCCGGCTGCTCTGGCACTCCAGGGAGTCCCGACGAACCCCCACGACCCCGCAGCATGGCCCCAGGTGGCTGGGGAATGGGGCCGCGAGCAGGGGAAGGCCCCATCATAAGCGAGCAGGAGATGCAGAAGGTCTCTGCCGGCCTTGAGGATCTGAG GAGGGAAGTGTCCTCGCTGACTGCCCGCTGGCATCAGGAGGAGGGGGCAGTGCAGGAGGCCCTGCGGCTGCTTGGGGGCCTGGGCGGCAGGCTCGACGGCTTCCTGGGCCAATGGGAGCGCGCGCAGCGCGAGCAGGCGCAGACAGCACGGGGCCTGCAGGAGCTGCGGGGACGCGCGGACGAGCTGTGCACCAT GGTGGAGCGATCAGCAGTGTCTGTGGCTTCACTGAGGAGCGACCTGGAGGGCCTGGGCCCAGTGAAACCTATTCTGGAGGAGCTAGGGCGGCAACTTCAGAGCTCTCGAAGAGGGTCTGACCTCTCCATGAACCTGGACCGGCTGTCCCAAGGCTCCTGTGTCCGCTGTGCCAG GGCTGTCTGGTACCCTTTGGGAGTAGGAATCCCCAGGCATCGTAGGAACTACCCACACTGTGAAAATCAAAGGATACCTGATGCACT CCAGGGGCAACAGCTGTCCACAGAGTCCCTGCAGCAGCTGCTGGAGCGAGCACTGACCCCACTAGTGGATGAAGTGAAGCAGAAGGGCCTGGCTCCCGCCTGCCCCAGCTGCCAGAGGCTACACAAGAAGATTCTG GAGCTGGAGCGCCAGGCCTTGGCCAAACACGTCAGGGCAGAGGCCCTGAGCTCCACCCTTCGGCTGGCCCAAGACGAAGCTTTGCGGGCCAAGAACCTGCTGCTGACGGACAAGATGAAGCCGGAGtga